DNA from Clarias gariepinus isolate MV-2021 ecotype Netherlands chromosome 11, CGAR_prim_01v2, whole genome shotgun sequence:
CTTCTCAACATCcttcagaatcctcttgtttgTGAGGACCTTCTCTAATCTGCAGAAGGCAGGTGTCCCTGGTGAATACAGTAGAACTTATTAAACTTTATAGTTAAAAAGAAGTaatcaaacaaaacaacaataattaagatacaaattaaaattaaattaaaaggtaATGTCTGTCATATGCACATAGACACATGATTTACATTGACTGTGCGAATATGGTGAACATACCAGCTCTCAGCCATCACAGAGTAACTGCCATACTTGGCTGAATTACCTTTACAGAGAAATTTATtgtgtttactttttattacattctgtatatcctttttttattattgtgtatgCTTCGCTCTCACAGTAATCTATAAACTGAGACAGTCGTTTAGCATTTACTACCTGGTAAATCAGCCCTCAAGTCACCGCCTAGCACAATGTTCTGTTCCTGACTGAGCTGCTGCAACATGCCCTCCTGTGCAGTGTTCCAGCTTTATACAATTGCAGGCTCTATGTACCTCTGGGCATGACTTCGAAAGGTGTTGTAATGGATCATTTTTAGCTGCATTGCCCTGAATATCTAAGGTCAGACAAAGaggagtctttttttttgtatgactTTAGGGATAGTAAGTTAATTTCTTTATGTTCAGAGTGGTTATTTGTGATATTAAATGCTACAGTAAATTGTAGACTAGACAGGGTAATTCTTATAAAACCTACCCTTTGAAGTTTGAAGAAAGAGGCACCATTGGCATACACTGCAACAGAAAGTTGGAGGTTCCCTGCAGGAGTGCTCCCTAAAAGTGGCTGACTATTCCATTTTCTAAAAACGTTACAGTATGGGCACCGTTGTTCCACCGCAAGGAATGTGCCAGTCGTTCTTTTCTGCACATCAGTAATGCGGTGACACACAGGACACTGCTCAAAGAGCTGCAGCAGGCAgttttttataaacaatgtaTGTTGGTGTCTTATTAGCCGGCTGTGAATATTCCGTTCTATTAGAATAATAAACCCCacattaaaaatttacaacATTCACATATCatacttaaaatattttgatgAATGCAATCCAACTGAATACAACATATCAAAATCTTGTCACTCACGTCACATCTGTTGGCTCAGTCAAAGTTGTGATAGAGTCAGCTGGATCATATGTAGAATCCATAGGCTCTCCCACATTTACACTTGAGCTGTCTCCAAAAGGGTCCTCCTCCTGTTCCAAGCGAGATCTCTTATTTGGCCTCTTTATTGGTGTTGATGATAGCAGTGGTTGTGAGGAGACAACACCAATATCTGGCCATAATGTAGTTGTGTGAAAGAATATACTTTTAAGaattacataattattattgaCAAGTAACACAGAAACtgaataaatttctttaaaCTATGCAGGATTTGAATCAGCAAACCTGTGCTTTTGCGATGAGGATGTAGAGTTGTTATTGACAGCTGGGAGCCAACTGTGCACAGTTGTGGTGGGTCTGTCTGGCAGGCCACATGTTGCACCTTGGCCAGTACTTCAGATGTGCTCGCCTAAACAAGAGCAAATAAGTGATTGGTTAACATAACTAACCCCATCctaatattgaaatatataatttaGAGTAGTTATTGTATTCACTCAAATGAAATTGCGGCCTGTTAACCCTATTTTGCAGGTATTGCGTTAAATTTTCCATTCTTAAAAAGTCATGTAAAATTATTTGAAATAGTTTTGGATCAGTTATAATTGCATTTAAAgacttaaaataattttacatgaCTTTTTAATCACTgacagacaccgttataaaccatctaacgttacaaaggtaagcagaATATAGTTTTCCGAATACGTACAccgtttgcaactagacaatcaccttaatgcattgtttactataaacgggcgattagggattatgagacggatgtacatagagaagacgacataaccatgttctatgagagtataagttaacttacactccacattcatcatgattattagaaaaggcgatctgcaaaggttcatagaaaaaggaattacactcaccgagcctggtgaagatgaagcaggaacacgaagtgtTGGTACAGATCCctttttcaggagcagctttGTAGTAAAACCTGTTTtatgacccgcgtttataaagcagtccggtgaaaaatgattagcgcaaacataaatgcatgtaagtagatcggcggggacgttagcttcaaaaacaaaattcagccacagTGTCAGGACACagtggctcagatgtcggtagtaaatgacgactgctgtgttcgctattacacccaacaactgtacaacacactcgcttaggcgccattttgctccagcggcgaaaaacaatggccgacagcttcttctcactcggggaaggtctttgctaaaacatgagtgtcaatcaactagtgtaggagtggcctcttttggtgtggcgtcacactgcaaggcatttgagattggcctgatttcagaaggggcatgttattgtaataaatgaaaagaaaaccactgggcggctctttatcatcgtagagtggttgtgtacacactctcctaacacacagttcagtccaaacagcttaaaaacatgcatgtaggcctgtatgacccctttaagagcTTCTTCCACTAGAACTATGGGACCAAGCCCAACTCTTGAAAAACAACCACACATCGTAACCCCTTTCAGCTAATCTGAAGGCCACATGAAGTTTGTGATTTTACATGGCCTACCACTTTATGGTTAAGTTGCTGTCATTACCAATTgcttccactttgttataataccaCAACAGTTGACTGTGCAATATTTAGTAGCGAGGGAAATTTCATGACTGGACTTATTGCACAAAGGGCATCCTATCATAGTACCATGCTGAAATTCACAGAGCTCCTGAGAGTGACCCATTCTTCGACAAATGTTTGTAGATGTGGTAGGTGCTTGATTTTTACACCTGTAACCATGGAAGTGATTGTAGCACTTGAATTCAATGATTTGAAAGGGtgccaaatacttttggcaatatagtgtggTAATCTTACATtgacaaacatatatatttttttctttctacataggaatatgcacaaataaaatctttaatggGATTATGTCTGTGAataatgacattattattattattattattattattattaataatagctAAGGTGACCTTGGAGGAATATTGTTGAATATTTTGGGACTAGCTCACAACATGGGGAAGGGTGAGGCTGAACCTATGAATAAATTTCAGCTAAATTATTGAAACAGGCTTACACAGTCAGAGAAATGTAACTGCACATAATATTGAGTTTCTATTTCTTGTGGGCTCGCTTGACACTCAAACTTTAAAGGACTTTAAAGGAAAAGCATGAAAAAAGATCAACAACAGTTgtagattattattaaatattttcatatttaaaaaaaattgtgttccTTACTAAAAGGTGCAGTCATGGTTCAAAATGTCCAAATCattaataaatttgtttttacagGATTTGATGCTTTAGAAAAGGAGGTAGCTGTTGGTATTGTCAAACTGACTGTATACATTCTCGTAATGTTTGTTAACTTGGCAAACATATGCTTTGTTGTCAATTGCAGACATGCTCTACTCTACATGCTCATGTCCAATTACAATAGGCATTCTTATTGTTGGATATAAAACCATATCTTATGTACCATGCATATTTCAGATCTATGGTTTTAGTGTAGGTTTTATCATGGAGATTTTGCTATACCATCATGACTTTTCACAGATTGCATGTAATTGCCATAGTTAAGCCCTTGCACTATCATCattcagttctgacaaatgtaCATTCTATTATTCTTACTTTCTTGCTGTGAATTCTGGGTTTTGCTGTAGCAGCATATATGCCTGGTACAGTGGTTACTTTGCCAGTATGCTTCTCAACTATAAAGTATGTGTTTTGTAATTATGCAGCtgttgtcagaaccacttgtgcTAACATTTTAAGTTAATATCAAGTTTGTCCACTTTCCTGATATTTGGAACATTTAGATCCATttgtttatcttatcttaagataattattgttgttgtcaAAATGATCTCTTAaggaagtaagaaaaaaatgtttcatactTGCTTAAGTTATTTAAATCAATTGCTATTAATGACCCACATTTGTTCTAATAATCCTGACCAGACCTGGCGTATCTTTATTAGTTGTGGAACAATATAGTCTGAAAGTTGGCACAATTCTTGGTCCTTCTTTAGTAAATccctttatatattatttaggaAAGAAAGAGATCAGAActaaaatattaagaaatgtgTCAAAAGTTAAACCAACAAAGTAACACTTTTTCAGCTTTACAGCACCTGAATGTAGAAGCTCCCGGATAAATTTTGTGTTCTCTGTACATGATCATAAAAACTTTCTTGTATAACAAGGGAAAAAATACACCAGATTGTAAGtatattctttatttctctctttttttcgcTGTGTTTTCTGTGTCATCTCTATCCATAATTTAATCCCTTGCCATCTCTTTGTTTTCATGTCCTCCCAAATAATTTACTGATGCATAGATAAAcaatttattgtaaatgaataaatatatgaaaaaaggaAGGACGGAAACAATAGGTTTCACAGACTAGATCACATCAATTAATAGTTACACTGAATATGgtatattaacatatttacccttgtgtgtgttcatatttttgttatataGCCAGTGTTCCGGGTCTGGTAGACCTGCtgcattttgtagttttaaattcaacacaatcaatttattttatgttaaaatactcaacagtatatatactcagcaaaaaagaaacgtcctctgacttttaactgtttttactctcagtaaacttaatgtgtaaatatttgtatgaacactaaagcccaatcccaattctattttctaccccttcccctacccctcgccccttctcCTTGTCCCTTGAAatgaagtggaaaggggaagcgttaaaatatttcccctaagaaatgcaGACATGCTCTACTCTACATTTACTACCTGGTAAATcagacaccactacaacactgttatacgtcatcatacgtatccattcatttacatgtatggccgtaagcaaaacaaacaatgcgttattaaatgctcggcaaactgccgtgctactgaacttttatatttgtttgtagcaatcggtgctatccgctagcaaactttagcgatttttttgcaaacgtttctttacaaaacatcaccataaacacaaacacaagactaaaggtaatatacatataataaaaacgtgtcataaaaatccttattaatggaaaaaatagttacatttatgggtctgcttgctcgagtgagcagccatgttgaaaatttcgcttagcccttcgtttgaagtgaggtcctgaaaaatcttcgtttggagggctatctggctcTTCCCCTtccccctacccctccaaccaaaagagaaatgagacacccctatcCCTTCAcatgaacgcgccaaacggaggggtagggctaagtgtaagggtaaggggtagaattgggattgggcttaagagtctacaccataagacataaactaaaaatgtttcacaatgtgtccctaaaTGAAGGGAAAcccaaaatcaaaagtaccaatcaggatctggtgtggccaccagctgcttaaaGTACTGCAGCCAtttcctcctcatggactgcctattgcgaacagtctgagcactgatggagggattgtgtgttcctggtgtgactcgggcagttgttgtggccatcctttacctgtcacgcaggtgtgatatttggatgtaccgatcctgtgcaggtgttgttacacatggtctttcactgcgaggatgattagctgtccttcctgtctccctgtagtgctgtcttaggcgtctcacagtgcggacatggcactttattgccctagccacatcagcagtcctcatgcctccctgcagcatgcctaatgcacgttcatgcagatgagcagggaccctggggattttttttttttttttttttttacagccggTAGACAAgactctttagtgtcctgcgtttttagaactgtgaccttaaatgcctactttctgtaagctgttaagatCTTAAccaccattccacaggtgcatgttaattaattgattatggttaattgaacatgcatggagatatatatatatatagtattaaaTATACACAGGGTATATGGTTAACATTTATGAAGTGCTGAATGAAAGAACCATGTCAGTCTAGCAAACACATCAGCCCCACTGAACATACTGACTTTTCAAACCAGCCTTTACAACACATGAGGAAagagttttactgtgtactgtacgtgttgaatatatatttcttaatgCATGTACATAGTGTTTCTCTGTCCATCTTGGGTCCACGAGGCGCCTGGTCAGTTTGCAAGTATAAGTAACTGCAGTGTTTATGCTTTCTTTCATCCTTGGAGTTAATATCGTCGGGCCGACGATTTCAAAACTGGGGGGTAGAATGTAACTGGTTAGGTATTCATTTTTATTGGGTTAACTGCTTTggggtttttctttgtttttctttgttggtATTTGACTCGTAAGAAGACGCGACTATTGCCATGGAGCGCCATTAGGCAATTGAGTGCACCTAAATGCAATTAGTGATTTGAGACATGCTGTGTGGCTTAATAAAAGTGTTTTCAGTAGCGTACAGCGATGCTCCTCCTGCCAACGTTCCTGTTCTATGGGCAGCAATAttggtttctctctctccctttgcTTTTTGTTTCCGGTGAGTCGCCTGATCTATTCCCTTTTTTGCATAGTcacaagtgtgtgcatgtgtaccgAGTGCTAGTAGCAGAAAGTTTATTATAGTCTAAAGGTCTCACTTAGGAAGTAAGAGTTTATTTCTGGGGAACACAAAATTGAGCGTATTGAAAGATgccttatttgtgttttttaaattttttatttgtgttgcaGGTGCGGCCTGAGAGCACTAGCTGCTATTTCCTACGAAGCTTTTATATTGctgtttcatttctttgtgttcATGGTGGCACCACTGAATtaaagtgtattttaagaaTATTTTAGCATGTTGTGTTGTAGATGTGTAGAAGTTATTGggtcttttatttttgctattaCATCCAATTTAACTCGTCTGTGATCAGGTTCATTGAGGCAGCATGTATAGTTAAGATTTGTTGTGATTTCTTCTCTTGTTAATTTTTGTCAGAGAATTCCACATGTTAACGTTTGGTTAGCTGTGATAATGAAGCTTaacagaaaagtgtttttttccggaacgaattatgctcgtaatatTACGCTCTATAtatgtacactcacctaaaggattattaggaacacctgttcaatttctaattaatgcaattatctaatcaaccaatcaatgGCAgatgcttcaatgcatttaggggtgtggtcctggtcaagacaatctcctgaactccaaactgaatgtcagattgggaaaaaaaggtgatttaagaAATTTTGAGCGTAGCATGGTttttggtgccagacgggccggtctgagtatttcacaatctgctcagttactgggattttcacgcacaaccatttctagagtttacaaagaatggtgtaaaaagggaaaaacatccagtatgcggcagtacTGTGCGCaaaaaatgccttgttaatgcTAGAGGTCAAAGGAGAATGGGTCGACAGATTTAAGCTGAtaaaagagcaactttgactgaaataaccacttgttacaaccgatgtatacagcaaagcatttgtgaagccacaacacatccaaccttgaggcggatgggctacaacagcaaaggaccccactgggtaccgctcatctccactacagataggaaaaaaaagctacaatttgcacgagcatACCAAAATTGTACATTTGAAGACttgaaaaatgttgcctggtctgatgagtctcgatttctgttgagacattgttaagtttttctaaagttacgtttaggagaggcgagttgctcggtctgtccgctgtgcttcggtaagcttctctggcgccaggagagactcagtcaaacacacacacatacacacacacgttgtctgtcaggaaggtctttgtttattaacaacaaaagatggggtttatatatgtttgaccaaacgcctgtgccatagacatatgttactacaaagaacatgaaacattgtaaatgtcctggtgagatcctgaagaatcaaaggagaggaagatagagaggtgtccgtccagagacagatcacaagatgttggctcgagttagggggagagggggaaggagacagagggggaaagaaagagaggggggagagagacataaagagagtatgggaaggtgagcgtgggagcgttcagaccttaaggagcagatgcaagaggagacaggaagatggcagcaggaaagatttaacgcgttaatatcagatctatgaggaagagagcaagagagtagaaataactcctttatataaaaaaataattcgaACAGTTACCGccttaaattctaaaagaatttgTGAATGTCAATAAGTTAACATAGCCAAAGATATTAACGTGAAGAAGCAGAGATTCATAATTAGTAAAGTCAGCAAGAATACTGATAAGAAGGATGATAAAGAGAATagatagaatagatagaacAGTTATAGAAAAGATGGTCAGGATTAAATCACTTCTAGAATCAcaattagaaattaaattaacagtACATAGGTCATCAGGCGCTGgcacaaaaagtaaaataaaatgtggaaaaagagctaatacaaagttgaactcatatgtgtatgtgaaaagaTGAGAAGCGACAAGAGCCCCCTTTTGAGGTGTCTTCAGGACGTGTGTCGCTCCACTAGCCTCTCGGTGCGGGCTAGGAGACCTTCTTCACACGGCTGGCGTGAATCCACTGTGGCTGTGAATCTGTGAGAACAGCTGTGCGAGTCACTGCAATTACAGTTGTAGGTGTACTGTAGGCAGCGTCCCCCACCTTCCTGGGATTCaaacttttcaccagcactgtatCACCTGGGATGAAAGAATGAGTAGGCTTATCTGTAGGCAGAGGGAGAGAAGCAGAGACATTACCATGAACACTGTTCAGTTTTTCAATGAGTGCTTGCGTGTAATCGCCGACAATCACGTCCAGATCACCTGTAAGGGAAACACCAGGGTTACCTTTTACCCAAGGGGTGGGGAATGGTCATCCCATTATAATCTCAAATGGTGAAAGTTTGGTTGTAGAATTGGGTGtcattttaatttcacaaaGCACAGACGGTAACAGGTCAACCCAGTTCTTACCTGTATCCATCATGGCTTTGGTCAACCTATCTTTGATTGTTCTGTTCATCCTTTCTACTACACTAGAACTTTGGGGATGGTAGGGAATGTAAAATTTCCAATCAATgcttaaaaatttacacaatttttgtgtcactttggAGACGAAGGGCGTGCCATTATCACTGTCAATAGATGTTGGAATACCATATCTAGGAATGATTTCTTTAGCCAGAATTTTTACTActattgttgcattttcttttgagcatggaaatgcttctacccatttagaaaatctgtccacaattacaagcatgtatttaggatttctgacaggtggcatgtgtgtaaagtccatttgtaaacattgaaatggtgcaataggcatcggcaaggcatcatgtttaacatgttgtccTTGTGTATTTGCACGAGCACAGATCAAAAAGGAATCTAATAGAACAAGTGTAGCCTGTTTAATATTGCGAATTCAGAATCTGTCCTCGATCATACGGATTACCCCCCGTTTTGCGACATGTAAAATACCATGAAAATGTCATCAGATGCTGGAAGAGCTATAGGGCCAGTCTCATCCCGAATTAGCATATCGCTGCCAGGTGAACACTTGGTCAGGTGGACCAAAAATGTAGATCTTCGGGTGATGAATGGGTTTGCAAGAAGGCTATGTCAATGTCAGATGCCAAACTTGGGATGGAGACATGGGACGTCAGAGAGAATACTGTATCCATACAAACCTGTGGGGACAAAGGTGCTTCTTTGGCAACTTCATCAGCTAAACAGTTACCCAAAACCTCTTCAGAGTCACCAGGTGCATGACCCTTGACCTTCACTATAGCCAATTGTGAGGGAAGAAAACTAGCCTGTAAAAGATGAGAGACAAGATTAGCATGTGATAATGTCAGCATTGTCAAATGAACCTTCTCTTGGATAATGTCTCCACTGAAAAGAACCCTCCGTCCATCTAGCCAAATTGTTAATGAAAGGttgaacaaaaattccaaatccttgattatacatccaatcattaggagtgtaagggccatatttcattcttgtgatttgttgttatgtttatcttatttcagtttattagttaagcattaagcattaagtatcatacttataatttgtattgtgacatcatttcatgagttgttctgtgacatcatcccacagttatgtagtttcatgtctatcacacGTTAGTTGTTGTTATAGAGACATGAAAgaatacagaaaggtgtggagcacacaagcttttgaccgtgaaactgtgtaacaaaagacacgcgtcagaacttgtgaataacatgcacgtacatgtaaagtcaaaagcttttcTCCGCTGCAAAAATAAAGATAAGTAATTTAAAagtgtgaagagcgcgcgtgcgattTCAAAAATGCGCATCGACTGCCAACGAGCAACCGAAAGCGATAAAAGGACTTGCCTGCTTTAAAATTCACTATGTCAGACGCAAGGACAACGCTGCTGTCGCCGAACCTGAGCATGTGATGGCGACGGACGACAAGGAAGCCGCAGACAAGCTTCACGAACTGAagaacgccagagaaggcaagtggagtcaattGACTGCATTAACAGGTGAATTAGAGTTGCTTATGTACGATGCCTACAATCTGTATGACGTTGAAACCAAATACCATACGAAATACAAGGCGCTACTAGAGAACTTTGTTGAAAGCAATAGGGATGTGCGATTGCACTTAACCGAAGACGAACGCGAACATGATCGGCAAAACTGGTATATGTCTAAATTGCTGTGCGCCACAGAATTCAGGAAAAGGGTAGAGACGTTGATTACAGAAACTCAGAACCACTCTAAGCCGCCTCAAACACTCGACGACAGAGTTTTACCAGaagacagtgtgtcaatggtggAATCAAGGACGCTCGCGCCCAACAAGCACGGAAGCGTAGTGACGGCAGCATTCAAAAGGTCCTCAACATCTACAGCATCCTTAGCTCGGCTAAAACAGGCAGAAGCTGACAGAGCATCCTTGCTGGCTGAAGCAGCAATCTTAGCGTTAGAAATAGAGGAAGCACAATTCCAAGCAcgattaaaaggttaaaaaggaaaggctggaattcGAAGCGAAGCTTGCATtggttaatgcaaaaataaatgtgtatcaGGGTTGTGAAAAACGACAAGGTCCTGCAAGACAGGACGTGACCATCGAAACGCGTGGTGCATGCGCTCCCGAACAGGAACACACACCACCacgaccacagttcggcaacggaatacctcgaactgccatcacgcctccgagcaacccactttaGCATGtcagtgagtgccaaacccataatgtcaagcaccctaatggaacggcccatccaaggtaacgaacactcactttacaacactgacatagtggagcctcagggtaggatgccacttcaggcagatcttacagaaatgtttgcgaagagtcagaggcaactttCCTTACCTCCGTGCAACGTTCCTTCATtcgatggtgaccctcttgaattcacgtcctttgtaagagcctttaaacatgtcatcgaaaccaaaactgataACAATCTGGATAGGCTTTTCTTTCTTGAGCAGTATACTAAAGGACAGCCTAGGGACCTAGTGacaagctgccagctcatgccagaacatcgtggttacgcagaagctatgagactgttacatgacaagtttggaaatagacaaataatcgctgatgcaaaaggcactcaactggccggaaataaagtcagaggacagaAAGTCGCTgacaactttctccctgtttctagtaaaatgttacaataccatatcaagcatcgattacatggatgagctagacaatgctaccaacttgaggagtattgcctcaaaactgcccttcAAATTgtgtgaaaaatggagaagccacaaATATGAGTACAAGGAGCGCAATCagaaaagaactaagtttgtgcagctgatgaaattcgtagaacgagaagcaaaggtaatgtccagcccactttttggagacctgaacgttttgACTAGAACGAAAACACCTCAACAAATCccctccaggattcaagcaaaacatgaaaagaaagagaggtagcagctttgcaaccggcgtaaaacaggttggtaaaaatcataaagaatcaattacagtaaagagtaatggtgcattagttattagtgcctttaCTAAACCCTGTGCATCCTGTGcgaaagatcataccctagatgaatgccaccagtttaacaatgagacatattggactttctaaaaaggaatggattctgctttggctgtttagtaaaaggacacttaagcaaagactgcacaaagaaaattacatgtcagttgtgctcaaagaaacatcttCGCATGCTGcacattgcagcacaagacacagctcaagcgatcgtaaaggctgacgaaactgaACCAGTTCAAACACTGCCTGTTTCAgtgagtcacgaaacgagtgtgtgtactggggctggagatgactgtattctctccatagtacctgttaaaataaattccaaaaaaggtaacaagacagtagaagtataTGCTatatgttaagcaccatgaacgcgaggaaacaagtagaaagttacgt
Protein-coding regions in this window:
- the LOC128533659 gene encoding LOW QUALITY PROTEIN: olfactory receptor 151-like (The sequence of the model RefSeq protein was modified relative to this genomic sequence to represent the inferred CDS: inserted 7 bases in 4 codons; substituted 4 bases at 4 genomic stop codons) produces the protein MVQNVQIINKFVFTGFDALEKEVAVGIVKLTVYILVMFVNLANICFVVXIADMLYSTCSCPITIGILIVGYKTISYVPCIFQIYGFSVGFIMEXFCYTIMTFHRLHVIAIVKPLHYHHSVLTNVHSIILTFLLXILGFAVAAYMPGTVVTLPVCFSTIKYVFCNYAAVVRTTCANXFKLISSLSTFLIFGTFRSICLSYLKIIIVVVKMISXGSKKKMFHTCLSYLXINCYXXPTFVLIILTRPGVSLLVVEQYSLKVGTILGPSLVNPFIYYLGKKEIRTKILRNVSKVKPTK